ATGAGAAATTAACGCTTGAAATAAAGCCGTACAGAGCAAAGAGAAGCCTTGACGCAAACTCTTATTTGTGGGTGTTGCTGGATAAATTAGCGGAAAAGTTGGACATCACTAGGTGGCAAGCGTACCTAAATGAATTAAAATCCCACGGCGCTTTTGAGTACATACCGCTCCGGGAAAAAGACATCTATCTGGCACAGTCAGTGTTCCGGATTGTGATAGATCGTGGAGCACAGGAAGTAAAAGACCTGCAGGGAAGAGTGGAGACGCTGCACACTTTGCAGTGTTTTAAAGGCTCAAGCAAGTACAACAGCAAGGAAATGAGCCGGCTCATCAAGGGTGTGTTGGAAGATTGCAGAGAGGTCGGTATACCGGATGCAGATCTGCTGACACCAGATGAAAAAGAAGAGCTTAAGCAGAAATGGGGAATTGAACTATGAGCATTGATTACAGTGACATGGCATTCCCTAAGCCAAAGTGCAAGAAAAAGAAAAAAGGTCATCAAAGAGCATCCGGCAGACCAAAGAAGCTGTGGAGCATATTTACAGAAGATATGGATCACTGCATGTACACCAGAGCTTACGGAGTGGAGAGGCATCACATTTTCAGCCACACATCGAAAGAAATTGAGCTTTCGGAGGATTATGGTTTTATCGCTCCATTGAGACCAGACCTGCATCCAAACGGAACAAGGGCAGGGGAGAATGCATCAAAAGTTGACCGATACTTAAGAAAACGCTGCAAAGAGTATTATTTGCAGCACTACGGAACAGAAGAGCAGTTCCGACAAGAATTTCACTATGTTAGCAAAGGGTAACCTTTCGCTATAAATTGTAACCCGTTCATGGCTGCTGCACAGTACGTCACAAATACCTTAAGTAAGCCAGATTCATTGTCTCCCGGTAATTCCGGGAGCAGAAAGGAGAATAAATGGTAATTACAATTCCGGGCAAACCGGTTGGAAAAGCAAGACCGAGATTCCGCAGAGCCGGATTTAAAGTCATTACATATACGCCACCAGAAAATAAAAAGTACGAAAAGGAAGTTGCAAGGATTTACAAGCAGAGTATAGGCGTGCTTTACACGGACATCCCTCTGAGAGTCCGAATTTTGGCGAAATTTCCGATTCCCGAGAGCTGGTCTAAGAAGAATAAGGAGAAAGCTTTAAAAGGCGAAATAAAGCCGAATAAAAAGCCGGACTTAGATAATATCGCAAAAATCATTTTAGATGGACTGAATGGAGTTGCATATACGGACGATAAGCAGGTGACAAGTCTGGAAATCGAAAAAGTGTATTCTGATGAGCCTTGCGTGGTGGTCTATATTGCGGAGGATGAGTAATGGCAGAGGTTAAGTGGATCAAGATCACAACAGATATGTTTGATAATCGCAAAATCAAGCATCTGCGGAAATTACCGGACGGGAACAATATCGTCCTGATCTGGGTAATGCTACTCACGATGGCTGGTCGGTGTAATAGTAATGGAATGGTATTTTTAACGCAAAACATCCCGTACACGCCTAAAATGCTGGCAGATGAGCTGGACTTTGAAGAGAATACCGTGAAATTAGCCTTACAATCACTGGAGCAGCTTGAAATGATCGTGATGGACAATGGATTTTTCTCGATCCCCGGATGGGAGGAACACCAGAACGCAGAAGCGCTTGAAAAAATAAGGGAGCAGAACCGGATTAGGAAGCAAAAACAGAGGGAAAAACAAAAAATTGAGTGTGTCACGGAAATGTCACGTGACACAAGTGTGACAAATTTGGGAAGTCACGCTACAGATAAAGATAAAGAAGAAGATAAAGATATAGATAAAGAAAGAGATATAAGAGGTAATAGAGTGGATTATCAGCAAATAGCTGATATGTATAATGCCACTTGCGTGTCATTCCCTCGCTTAACACGATTGTCTGAAAAAAGAAAACGGGCAATTAAAGCAAGATTAAGAAAATATTCCATTGATGACATTCAAAGAGTATTTGAGATCGCAGAAGAAAGCGACTTTCTAAAAGGCGAAAATAACCGGAATTGGTCAGCAACCTTTGACTGGATGATGAATGACACGAATATGGCAAAGATTCTGGATGGGAATTATAAGAATAAAAATATAAAACCAACAAAACCGCCGGTAGGGGAATGTGGAACAGGAGAGTGAAAGAATGAAAAAACAAACATTTGAAGATATCCTATACATGATTAAAAGATCGTGTGACAAACATTTTACACAAGGAACTGTTTACGATGGAATGAAACCGGAAATTGTAAGGTGTGCTACAGATATTTACATTGAGCAGATGCGACAGAACGGAGGAAAGGAAGATGAGCAGAGAAATCCTTTTTAAAGCAAAGAGAAAAGACAATGGAGAATGGGTGGAAGGGTATGTTGTTGCATATCCTTCTGGAAAAGTGGAAATACACAAAATTAGCAAAGAATTACCAGATATATTACTAAAATGCGAGATTGCTCCAAGTACTTTATGCCAGTACACCGGACTTACCGACAAAAACGATAAGAAGATCTGGGAGAATGATATTCTCAGATATAGTTATGACTATGATGGAAGTCCGTTTTTAAAAGATGGCGAAGAGATAAAATATCGTGTAGGTGCTGTGTTTTGGAGCGAATGGAGGGGATCATGGGCAGTATGTGGACGAGGAAATAAAAAATGCACCAATAACGATGTTTTTAAATATAATCGGAATCCAAATAGAACGGAAGTTATCGGAAATATCTTTGATAATCCAGAGCTGTTGGAGGTGGAGTGATGAACGCATTAGAGAAAATCGTGGAAGAAATCGAATCCATGAAAAATGACGCCTACGAAACCTTAAAGGAAGAAAAGAAAAGACATGGAGCGAGCAAAACAGCAGAAGAACTGGAAAGCTATATTTATGGGCTGACTTGTGCAGTAGATATTGTGGAGAAGTATGTGGATAAGGAGAATGCGGAATGAAAATTAAAGCGTGTCCATTTTGCGGATGCCGTGACAGAAGAGTCAGAATCCGGAGAATGGGAGGCAAAGGATATAGGGTAGTGTGCGGTGCTTGCGGAGCATCTGGGCCTTATGCGGCAATTAAGGCGTGGTGGGATGACAAGATGATTGCACAGGATGCAGCAAGGCAAGGATGGAATAATAGGCAGGAGGAATAACATGGACATTTTAATCACAATCGCATTCCTGACCCTTTACTACATATTGGGACTGGGAACCGTGATTACTTTAAAGACAGGATTGGAAGAGGATGTAGAGCTGGAACCGATTGACTATTTAATGGCACTATTTTTTCCACTTGTGCCGTTTGTGGTGTTTTTGGACTGGATAGTGCGGAAATTATGGAGGTAAAAAAGATGAGATTTAACTGGGAAGAATTTAAGGATGCAGATAATAAGATTGCAGTACACTGTAAGACAGAAGAGGAAGCGAAAGACTTCTGC
This window of the Mediterraneibacter gnavus ATCC 29149 genome carries:
- a CDS encoding YopX family protein, which encodes MSREILFKAKRKDNGEWVEGYVVAYPSGKVEIHKISKELPDILLKCEIAPSTLCQYTGLTDKNDKKIWENDILRYSYDYDGSPFLKDGEEIKYRVGAVFWSEWRGSWAVCGRGNKKCTNNDVFKYNRNPNRTEVIGNIFDNPELLEVE
- a CDS encoding phage replisome organizer N-terminal domain-containing protein — protein: MAEVKWIKITTDMFDNRKIKHLRKLPDGNNIVLIWVMLLTMAGRCNSNGMVFLTQNIPYTPKMLADELDFEENTVKLALQSLEQLEMIVMDNGFFSIPGWEEHQNAEALEKIREQNRIRKQKQREKQKIECVTEMSRDTSVTNLGSHATDKDKEEDKDIDKERDIRGNRVDYQQIADMYNATCVSFPRLTRLSEKRKRAIKARLRKYSIDDIQRVFEIAEESDFLKGENNRNWSATFDWMMNDTNMAKILDGNYKNKNIKPTKPPVGECGTGE
- a CDS encoding Lar family restriction alleviation protein: MKIKACPFCGCRDRRVRIRRMGGKGYRVVCGACGASGPYAAIKAWWDDKMIAQDAARQGWNNRQEE
- a CDS encoding RusA family crossover junction endodeoxyribonuclease translates to MVITIPGKPVGKARPRFRRAGFKVITYTPPENKKYEKEVARIYKQSIGVLYTDIPLRVRILAKFPIPESWSKKNKEKALKGEIKPNKKPDLDNIAKIILDGLNGVAYTDDKQVTSLEIEKVYSDEPCVVVYIAEDE